The DNA window ACATCCGACCTCGATTCGAACTATCTTCTCAAATGGTTGTAAGACTTATCGGAAAAGTATCTGAAAGTTATCTTACAGATCGATCCTGTTACCACGAATTCAAACCCCATGGTGCAATTGTCTATGATCAACGTATCCTGACAATAAAGGCTCTTGATACCTGTTCGATCCTAACTCTTGAAGGCAGAGAAACGATAACGATGTCATATGGCAGGTATCAACCTCTGGAACTAAAACGAGTCAGAGGTCAAGCCGATCTCGTCCTTATCAAGAACCAGTTTTATCTGTTACTGATTGTAGATATCCCTGAAGATCCTCAGCTTGAACCTCAAGATATCATTGGTGTTGATCTAGGTATTGTCAATATCGCAACCACATCCACAGGTGAAACCTTCTCCGGTAAACAATGTACAGAATCCAGGAAGAAGTACACTCGTATCAAAGGGATTCTTCAATCCGTCTGTACATGGGATGCAAAAAAACATCTCAAGAAACTCAGTGGAAAAGAACGCCGATTCAAAAACGATACAAACCACTGTATCAGCAAACTGATTGTAACGGAAGCTAAAGACACTGGATCCGGTATCGCGTTAGAAGATCTAACAGGTATCCGAGATCAAGTTCCCGGTTATAAATCCTTGAAAACGGCAATCGGTAAATGGGCGTTCTACGAAATTGCAATGTACATCCGATATAATGCACATATGGTTGGAATCCCGGTTTACCTCGTTGATCCACAATATACATCTCAACAATGTTCGTGTTGTGGTTATACGAGTAGGGAAAACCGAAAAACCCAATCCGACTTTTTCTGTATCAAATGTGGTTATTCGGATAACGCAGATATTAACGCTGCAAAAAACATTGCATCAAGGGCTGATGTCAACCAGCCTATCGCACTCCGTCCTGAACCGAAGCGTTCAGGAAGATGGAAGGGCAAGCCCACGGCTTTAGCCGTGGGTAGTTGACATTGTTATGATGCAGGGCAGGATCTGATCATCTTCCTTGATCTGTACCATAAGGATGAGCAGTGACGAGTATATCCATTGTATCCTGTTCAATAGGGATTGCCTGTCTTTCCACCACTGATGCCGGGGCGGGCGGTTTCAGATCCGGAGCATAATACAGGCCCTCTTCTTTTTGACCCAAGCCCCCCCGATGACCGCCATGCAGGGGAGATCCGGATGGACGCTATCCCTCTCTTTGTTCCAATTCTTCTTTTGTGGAGGTACTCCTTTGAAGGGCACTTGCGGAGAAAGCGTACCCTCAATTCCTTCCAGTTATAATCCCAGTGCAATTGAATGGAGTTCCTGATGTTTCACCTTCAATCTCATTATTTCAATGAATCACATGCCAAGAATAGTATTCAGATATATTTATAATCTAACATCTGATATATCCTATCCAGAAACCAATGCCACCATGGCAGAATGGAGTGATGAAAACATGGCCATAGAAGAAGATGAGATCAGGGGAAAGGGCAAACAGATCAAAGGAAAGGTCCGCGAAGAGGTCGGGAAACTGACAGGGAACAGGACCGAGCAGGTCAAGGGAAAGATTGAGCAGGTTGTCGGAAAGGGCCAGGAGGAGATAGGAACGATCAAGAGAAAGGCCAAAGAATAGGCAGGGAACCCCAGATGGGTTCCCTTATCTTTTTTATCCCGTATAAAGGTAATAGAAAGGAAGTGACGGATAGTACATCCCCCTACAAATAACGCCCTGTGTTGCCGGAAAACACTGTTCTCTTCCGGAAAAAAGACGGTTATCTATTCTACTGTGTAGCCAGGTGCGGTTTCTTCTTATCTTCACTCTTCTGCTGTCCACCCTTCCGGTCATCCTTCCCATGCTGGGACTTCTGCTGTTCGCTCTGCTGTGAACCCTGCTCAGCTCCCTGCCGGTCATCCTTCCCCTGCATGGATTTCCGGTGTTCGCTCTGCTGAGCTCCCTGCTCAGCTCCCTGCCGGTCATCTTTTCCCTGCATGGGCTTCTGGTGTTCGCTCTTCTGTGAACCCTGCTCAGCTCCCTGCCGGTCATCTTTTCCCTGCATGGATTTCTGGTGTTCGCTCTGCTGAGCTCCCTGCTGTGAACCCTGCCGGTCATCCTTCCCCTGCATGGACTTCTGGTGTTCACTCTGCTGGGAACCCTGCTCAGCTCCCTCCCGGTCATCCTTCCCCTGCATGGGCTTCTGGTGTTCGCTCTTCTGTGAACCCTGCTCAGCTCCCTGCCGGTCATCCTTCCCCTGCATGGATTTCTGGTGTTCGCTCTGCTGAGCTCCCTGCTGTGAACCCTGCCGGTCATCCTTCCCCTGCATGGGCTTCTGGTGTTCGCTCTTCTGTGAACCCTGCTCAGCTCCCTGCCGGTCATCCTTCCCCTGCATGGGCTTCTGGTGTTCACTCTGCTGGGAACCCTGCTCAGCTCCCTGCCGGTCATCCTTCCCCTGCATGGACTTCTGGTGTTCACTCTGCTGGGCACCGTGCTGTGAACCCTGCTCAGCTCCCTGCCGGTCATCCTTCCCCTGCATGGACTTCTGGTGTTCGCTCTTCTGTGAACCCTGCTCAGCTCCCTGCCGGTCATCCTTCCCCTGCATGGGCTTCTGGTGTTCGCTCTGTTGGGCACCCTGCTGTGACTTCTGCTGTTCACTCTGGTTAGCACCCTGCTGGAACATCTTCTGCTGCTCCTGTTGTTTGGCAGCGTCTTTCTTCTTATCCTGATCTGCTTCGTATGACATGGTTTTTCACCCCTCCCAAATTTTATCATTGGGATAATATATAAATAGCTTCAGAGGGGATAACAACATCGTAAACATTGGGCTTAAAGTTGAAATTGGAGGGATTATTCTTTTTTTTTTAATTCAGGGTCCTCCTGTCACCAGAATAAATAATAATATTTAAATATATTAAGCGTTGTAATTATTCAATCGTCTGGTATTCATCGATTACGACAGATCCGTGCCTTTATACGCGAGGAATGTGAGGGGAGGATGTACACCTGAAGGCGAGGGGTTGGACCAGGGAGAAGGGACGATGGAACGGAGAAAGGCGCCAGGATAGAAGATCGTGATATACTGCATTCCTATTGGTGCTATTCTGATTTTTGTGGGTTTCCGTGGTCCCCATTTCTGTTAAAAGCGAGATATAATGGATAAAATATCGTTGTATTCTCCATTCCCGTGGATGTGGCTCTTGACGCTTCTTCTACAATCCCATTAATTCAACGAATTACATCCCCGGGTAGTATTCTTGAAGATTTAGATTTAGATTTAAAGGTCTGATGTAACCAATCCAGAAACCGATGCCGAAATGGCAGGATGGAGTGATGAAAACATGGCCATTAAGCAAGATGAGATCAAAGGAAGGGGAAAACAGATCAAGGGGAAGGTCCGGGAAGAAGTCGGCAAACTAACCGGGGATAGGACTGAGCAGTTAGAAGGAACGATTGAGCTGGTCAAAGGAAAAGGACAGAAGGAGATCGGAGCGATCAAGCGAAAGGCCAAAGAATAGGCAGGGAGCCCCAGATGGGTCCCCTTATATCTTTTTATCCCGTATAAGGACTATAGAAAGGAAGTGCCGGTAGTACATCCTCCTGGTAATACCCGCCCGTGCTGCCGGAACACGCTGTTGTCTTCCGGGAACAGACGATTATTTCTTCTGCTGTTGCTGCTGCTCCTGCTGAGCTTTCTTCTGCTGTTCAGTCTGCTGCTGAGCACCCTGCTGCTGAGCACCCTGCTGCTGAGCACCCTGCTGCTGGGCTTTCTTCTGCTGTTCACTCTGCTGCTGCTCCTGTTGTTTGGCAGCCTCTTTCTTCTTATCCTGGTCTGCTTGGTATGACATAGTTTCTCACCCCCCCCATTAATCTAATGGGGTTACTTGATACATAGCTCCAAAGGGGATAACAATATCGTACACTTTGGGCTTAAATTTGAAATCGGATGGATTATTCTTTGTTTTTTGATTTGGTGACCCTATGCCTTTAAAATATATAATATTATTTAAATATATTAAACAATATAAATATAAAATCGTCTTACATTCGTCGATTACGACAGATTTGAGCCTTTATGAGGGAGGAATGGAGGGGGAGGATGTACTCCTGGAGACAGAGGAGGCGGGCCCTGGAGAAGGGGGATGGAGCGGAGAAAGGTGCCGGGATAGGAAGATCGTGATATACTGCATTCCTCTTGGTGCTATTCTGATTTTTGTGGGTTTCCTTGTGCCACAGTCCTGTTACAGGCGATACACACCAGATACACTACTATCATAGTAATCCTTGTTTTCGTGGATGTGACTCTTGATGCTTCTTCTACAATCTCATTATTTCAACGAATTGCATCCCCGGATAGTATTCTTGAAGATTTAGAATTATATTTAAAGGTCTGATGTAACCAATCCAGAAACCGATGCCGAAATGGCAGGATGGAGTGATGAAGATATGGCCATAGAAGAAGATGAGATCAGGGGGAGGGGAAAACAGATCAAGGGGAGGGTCCGGGAAGGAGGCCGCAAACTGACGGGGGATAGGACTGAGCAGGTCAAAGGAAAGATTGAGCAGGTCAAAGGAAAAGGACAGAAGGAGATCGGAACGATCAAGCGAAAGGCCAAAAAATAAGCAGGGAACCCCAGATGGGTCCCCTTATATCTTTTTATCCCTATAAGGACTATAGAAAGGAAGTGCCGGTAGTACATCCCTCTGCCGATATCGCCCCATGCTGTCGGAACACTCTGTTGTCTTCCGGGAACAGACGATTATTTATTCTGCTGCTGGGCTTTCTTCTGCTGTTCACTCTGCTGTTGAGCTCCCTGCTGCTGAGCTCCCTGCTGTTGAGCACCCTGCTGTTGAGCACCCTGCTGTTGAGCACCCTGCTGCTGAGCACCCTGCTGCTGGGCATTCTGCTCATGCTGCTGCTTTGTCTGCTCCTGGAGCTTCGCCTGTTCCTGAAGTTTGGCTGCCTCCTGCTGAGCATCCTGCTGCTTCTGCTGCTGGGCACCCTGCTGCTGAGACTGCTGAGCCTGTGAGTCCTGCTGCTTCTGCTGCTGAGCCTGTGAGTCCTGCTGCTTCTGCTGCTGAGCCTGTGAGTCCTGCTGCTTCTGCTGCTGAGCCTGCGGGTCCTGCTGCTTCTGCTGCTGAGCCTGTGAGTCCTGCTGCTTCTGCTGCTGAGCCTGTGAGTCCTGCTGCTTCTGCTGCTGAGCCTGCGGGTCCTGCTGCTTCTGCTGCTGGACACCCTGCTGCTGAGACTGCTGTTGGTCAGTCTCTTTCTTCTTTTCCTGCTTTGCTTCGTATACCATAGTTTCTCACCCCCCCCATTAATCTAATGGGGTTACTTTATACATAGCTTCAGAGGATATAAAAACATCGTACACTTTGGGCTTAAATTTGAAATCGGAGGGATTATTCTTTGTTTTTTAATTCAGAGACCCCCTGCCTTTAAAATATATAATATTATTTAAATATATTAAATAATATAAATATAGAATCGTCTTAAATTTGTCGATTAAGACAGATCTGAGCCTTTATAAGGGAGGAATGGGAGAGAGGATGTACACTTCATCCCCCACCAAAGATCTTCACAATCACCGCCACCGCCCCGCCAACGACCCCACCCGATAGCGTCCCGATAGCTGACCGCCTCCGCTCCTCCCCCCTCGTCTCTGAACGCCAGTCCTCAAGTGCCCGGAGCCGGGCGGCATACTCCCTGTTCTCAGCCTCGAACCGCTCAAGCGCCCGGCATATCCATTTCACATCCCGGTGCGTCTCGAGGACGAGATCACGGGTCGTCCTCTCCCGCCCCATCCCGGCATCTCTCTCGTTCCCGTTCATCCAGACTATCCTCCTGATGTATCATAGGGCAGAAGGGGGGATGAGGCATCAGCCTGTGTGGAGGCCGAATGTGTTTCTCCGGGATGCGAGGCGACCCCTACTCGCTCACCGCCTGGATCTCCTCAGCCTCATACCGGGGCGTGATGACGCTCGTCCTCCCCTTCTTCTGCCGTATCCGGAGATCGACGAGGCCATGATCCGCAAGCCGCTTCAGCCGTTCGTAGAAGGTGGTATAGGATACCTCCTCATCATCGGTCAGCCGGTTGTAGAGTTCGCCCGAGGTCAGGGGATCACCCCCGCCGGTGCAGGTGATCAGATCGAGGAGTGTCCGTTCCCCCGGCGGCAGGAGCCCGACCTTCTTCTTCAGGGTGATGAGGCGGGCATCCCCATAGGCAAGCAGGATATCCTCCCGGACCACCGAGGATCTCGCATTCCGCTCAGCCATCAGAACGGCCCGTTTCAGGAGATCGAGCCCGACCCGAAGATCACCTGCCTTGTGGGTCTTCCAGACGATGAGGTCGAGGACCTCGGAGCTGATGACCCCCGGCCAGACCGCTTCCCGGACCCGGATCCTGAGGATCTCCCGGATCTCGTCCGGGGTGTACCGGGGAAACGAGATGTCATCGGCACAGAGGGAGGAGGTGACCCCTTCATCAAGAGCCCTGGAGACATCCAGATCCATCTCGCTTGTGGTGAGGATGACGCCGACCCGGCAGTCCGTATGGTTGAGGTACATCCGGAGAAGCGAGTAGAGGACGGCATTTGCGGTATCTTCAGAGAAGAGGTACTGAAAGTCATCAAGGCAGACGAGGACGACGATCTTCTGCCTGATGATCGATGCTGCAATGGCATCGGCAAGCACCGTCGCCGCAACACCGGTCCGGGGGGGTGCGTGGCCGAGAACCTGCCGGTAGATCCGGGAGAAGACGGAGTACCGGGTATGATCGGTCTGGCAGTTGACATAGACCGGAACCAGTCTCTTCTGGGAGTCTGCAATCTCGGTGAAGAGATGTTTCACCGTCGTCGTCTTCCCGGATCCGGGGGGACCACGGCAGATGGCACTTGCCGGCCGTGCGCCAAAGATCCCCGGCCTCACCCGGAAGGCAAGCTCTGCGATCTGCTCCTCCCGGAAGAGGACCTGGTCAGGGATGTAATCAAATTCGAATGCATCGATATTTTTGAAGAGCGTCTGATCAGCGAGGAGGAATGGTGATTTTATCATGAATACAGATAGGAAGCGGTCCTATTAAGGGGCGAGCCATGCAGGGTGAAAGTGAGCGGTCCCGATCCTGACGCACCTGAACCGTCCCCGGAACCACCGGAGAAGAGGCCGCATCTCCAGCCCCGGAGAGACACTCCCGGTCTGCACGCCCGGCTTTCCGCAATCATCCCCCGGAGACAACAGAGTTAGTGCCGGGGCATCGGTGAGCCCACAGGAGGGTCATCCGGTGCCTGGCAGGAGCCACAACCAATGGCAGTAGACTTTGTAGAGACACGAAACACCAGGACAGCGGTCCGGACACTCCCGGCACCGTTTGTCGATATCGCGGCATTCAATGCCGTCGTTGAGAGCGTCATCGAGAACAACCCCCTCGGCTGCGTCCCGTATGAGCAGGCCGGGGAGATGATCCCAGGCGTCATCCGGGGACGTCAGATCTATACCGCACGGATCGCATACCTTGACGAGGACGGGAAGCGGGTCGGTGCAGCCACCGTCACCGCAGAGACGATCGCCGGCATGACCGCTGCGGCAAACGCCATCATGGCAGACAACACCCTCAAGGCCGCAGTCGGGGGCAACCCGGTCCGCGACTTTGGGAGGGATACCTACTCGGCCCAGCTCAGGTGCCGTGATCCAAACGGGGAGACCTATACGCTCACCTTCACCAGGAGAAAC is part of the Methanocalculus alkaliphilus genome and encodes:
- a CDS encoding RNA-guided endonuclease InsQ/TnpB family protein, whose product is MERFNEACNYVSEFAWRNKVFGKIELHKNLYYDIRPRFELSSQMVVRLIGKVSESYLTDRSCYHEFKPHGAIVYDQRILTIKALDTCSILTLEGRETITMSYGRYQPLELKRVRGQADLVLIKNQFYLLLIVDIPEDPQLEPQDIIGVDLGIVNIATTSTGETFSGKQCTESRKKYTRIKGILQSVCTWDAKKHLKKLSGKERRFKNDTNHCISKLIVTEAKDTGSGIALEDLTGIRDQVPGYKSLKTAIGKWAFYEIAMYIRYNAHMVGIPVYLVDPQYTSQQCSCCGYTSRENRKTQSDFFCIKCGYSDNADINAAKNIASRADVNQPIALRPEPKRSGRWKGKPTALAVGS
- a CDS encoding CsbD family protein produces the protein MAEWSDENMAIEEDEIRGKGKQIKGKVREEVGKLTGNRTEQVKGKIEQVVGKGQEEIGTIKRKAKE
- a CDS encoding CsbD family protein produces the protein MAGWSDENMAIKQDEIKGRGKQIKGKVREEVGKLTGDRTEQLEGTIELVKGKGQKEIGAIKRKAKE
- a CDS encoding CsbD family protein, giving the protein MAGWSDEDMAIEEDEIRGRGKQIKGRVREGGRKLTGDRTEQVKGKIEQVKGKGQKEIGTIKRKAKK
- a CDS encoding ORC1-type DNA replication protein, with the protein product MIKSPFLLADQTLFKNIDAFEFDYIPDQVLFREEQIAELAFRVRPGIFGARPASAICRGPPGSGKTTTVKHLFTEIADSQKRLVPVYVNCQTDHTRYSVFSRIYRQVLGHAPPRTGVAATVLADAIAASIIRQKIVVLVCLDDFQYLFSEDTANAVLYSLLRMYLNHTDCRVGVILTTSEMDLDVSRALDEGVTSSLCADDISFPRYTPDEIREILRIRVREAVWPGVISSEVLDLIVWKTHKAGDLRVGLDLLKRAVLMAERNARSSVVREDILLAYGDARLITLKKKVGLLPPGERTLLDLITCTGGGDPLTSGELYNRLTDDEEVSYTTFYERLKRLADHGLVDLRIRQKKGRTSVITPRYEAEEIQAVSE